In Shewanella sp. GD04112, the sequence CGCATCGGCGGCGGCCAGTGCGGCGGCGCGGAAAATCGCATCGACTTGTGCTTGGCTAAAACTGGCATATTCGGCTTGCGCTCTGGCGACGCGCTCGACCATGAGATCCAGTTCTTGAGCATTAGTTACTGTCATGATTAAGACTCCTAAAAAGATTTAGGGAATGCGCGATTCGCTAAATCTTCTTTATGGTGAAAAATTACACCTAAAGCCGCAGTGAAAGTGTGATCGTCCAATCAGTTTGGCGCTCTTATGTAATAAAAATACAGTAACTATGATCTGTTTTACCCTCTTTGGCTTAAAATCCACCGAGGATTGCCAGCAGTTATTACTCAAACTTGTGATTTAACCTCAAAAATCTCATTTTTCAGTCATCTGCGGTTAAGCTACTATACTTGCCCTTACGGTTAGTTTGATGAAATTGGCGTGACACGCTCAATAAGGACTGCAACTTGGAGTTAACACTTTACGTTAAATTTTTTCTTGGTCTGGTTGCCATTATCAACCCCATTGGTTTGTTGCCAGTGTTTGTGAGCCTAACCAGCCATCAAACCGAAGCCGAGCGTAACCATACGGGTAAAGTGGCTAACTTTGCGGTGGTGGTGATCCTGCTGGTGACCATAGTGGCGGGACAACATATTTTGAATATGTTCAGTATTTCACTCTCGGCCTTTAGGATCGCTGGCGGTACCTTGATCGCGATTATTGCGATGTCGATGCTGCAGGGGAAATTGGGCGAAGTAAAACGCAACCAAGAGGAAGACCGCGAATCTTCGGCGATGGAGTCCGTGGCGGTGGTGCCGTTAGCCTTGCCGTTAATGGCAGGCCCTGGTGCGATTAGCTCGGTCATCGTGTTTGCCGCAGAGCATAATTCCTTCTCCAATTTTGTGGCGATGTTTATCACTGTGATCATTTTTGGCTTGGTGAGTTTCGCCCTGTTCAGAATGGCGTCAATCATCTACAAAATTCTTGGTAAAACAGGGATTAACGTTATTACCCGTTTGATGGGGCTATTAATGCTGTCGATCGGGATTGAGGTGATTGCCGCTGGTATTAAAGGGCTGTTCCCACAACTCTTTAGCTAATTGACCTTATCGGGGGAGGAGTATGTCCTCCCTTGTTTTGGTTGTGTATCTGCAATT encodes:
- a CDS encoding YchE family NAAT transporter, with the translated sequence MELTLYVKFFLGLVAIINPIGLLPVFVSLTSHQTEAERNHTGKVANFAVVVILLVTIVAGQHILNMFSISLSAFRIAGGTLIAIIAMSMLQGKLGEVKRNQEEDRESSAMESVAVVPLALPLMAGPGAISSVIVFAAEHNSFSNFVAMFITVIIFGLVSFALFRMASIIYKILGKTGINVITRLMGLLMLSIGIEVIAAGIKGLFPQLFS